GTATGACACTAGCAAGCGTGTAACGCAATCAATCATATTGTTTTAACACAATTCAAGAGGTCGTTTTCCTGAACCAATGGGACAGTCATTTCCTATAAAATCAAAAATCAGGGAGCAGTATGAGCCAGATAAGACGGCTGTTTGAAGAGGACCTTGAACGCTATGTCGACATAGTGGCCGAGGCCTATCCCGGCTTCAAGATCGTTTCGCCCGAGGACAAACAGAAGCTAAAAGAACGGCTGGTAAAACAGCAGGAAGACGACCCCGGCATAAGCTTCTGGGGACTGTTCCGCGACGAAAAGATGCTGGGCGGGATGCGTCTGCACGACCTTAATCTGCAGATGTACGAAACCCAGATCAAGGCCGGCGGGGTGGGCATGGTGGCGGTGGACCTGCTCCACAAGAAGGAAAAAATCTGCCGGGAGATGATTGCCTACTTTCTGGGACACTATCGCCAGAAGGGATACAACCTGGCGGCGCTTTATCCCTTCCGCCCGGATTTTTACAAAAAGATGGGGTTCGGCTATGGCACCCGGGCCTGCCAGTTCAAAACCCGGCCAGACCAGTTGCCCAAGGGTAATACCAAGAGTCATGTCAAGCGTCTGGAAACCGGCGATCTCAAAGAGTTTTTGGCTTGCGCCCGGCAGTTTGGGCGGGAGAGCCACGGGATGATGGAAAAGACCCAGGCCGAGGCCGAGACCCTGCTGAAAAGCCCGGAGTCCAAAGTCTATGGTTATAAAAAGGCCGACCAGGTGTTGGGGTATCTGGCATTTTCCTTCAGGCCGGCCGACGCCAATTTCCTGCAGACCGAGATGGTGGTGCGGGAGCTGGTTTACCAGGACCCGGAGGTCCTGATGGAGCTGATGACCTTCCTGCATAGCCAGGCTGACCAGATCAAGCAGATCGTCTTCATCACCCAGGACGAGCACCTGAACTGGCTGTTCGGCGACATCCGGGACGGCTCGGAGAACATGATCCCGCCGCTGTTCCAGCAGACCGCCACGGCAGGCTACGGGATGATGTACCGGGCGCTCACCGTCAGGAAACTGCTGGAGGAGATGCCGGGCCATAATTTCGGGGAACAAAACTGCAAGTTGAAGCTCAACATCGCCGACAATTTCCTGCCGGCCAATGCCTGCGAGCTGGTAGCGCAGGTGGAATTTGGCGCCCTGACGATAACAGACGAACCGGAATTTGACGTGGAGGTCTGGTTAGACGTTTCCGAGTTCTCCTCGCTGCTGATGGGAGCGGTGGATTTCAAGACCCTGCACCGGTACGGCCTGGCCCGGATCTCCGACCCGGCCTACCTGAATACGGTGGACCGGATATTCAGGGTCCAAAACAAGCCTGTCTGCTACACCTATTTCTAACCTTTTTGACAAAGCATCACTGCCCGCCAATTATTCGGGGCTTTGTTTTATGCTTGAATGCGGCATTATATTGTGATAAAATAAAATTTTAGGACTTGTAATATCCGAACTAATTTGCTGGCATCAATAAATCAACCAAAGGAAATATTTTGCAATTAGGCATCATGGGACTGCCCCGGTCGGGCAAGACCACCATCTTCAACGCTTTGACTAAATCCTGTATCAAGGTGGGCGGTTTCTCGACAGGACTTCGACACGCTCAGTCCGCTGTCTCGAAATCCGCCTGCGACGTCCACCTGGGCGTAGTCAAAGTGCCGGATCCCAGGTTAGACAAGCTGACCGCCATGTTCAACCCCAAGAAGAAGGTGCCAGCCACCATTACCTACGTGGACATCGGCGGCATGGCCAAGGGGGGTTCCGATTCCGGCGGGCTGGGAACCGAGTTCCTGACCCAGATGCAGAAGATGGACGCCATGATCCTGGTGCTGCGCGGGTTCGCCGATGTCTCCGGCGCCCCAACCCCGGTGGATGATTACCAGACCATAGCCACCGAGCTGCTTCTTTCGGACCTTTCCCTGGTAGAGCGGCGGATCGAGCGGGTCAAGACCGATATCAAAAAAGTAAAGCGGCCGGAGCTGGAGAAGGAACTGGCGATACTGGAAAAATGCCGGGTCCAGCTGGAGGCCGAAAAGCCTTTGCACGCGCTGGATCTGTTCCCGGAAGAATCCAAAGCCCTCCGCAGTTTCCAGCTTTTGACCGAGAAGCCGCGGCTGCCGGTGTTGAATTATGAGGAAGGAACAGATTTCGCCGCCCTGCAGAATTCCCTGGCCGCAGCCTGCGGCGGCGAAGCCACCGCTCTGTGCGGGACCATCGAGATGGACATCGCCCAGATGTCGGACGAGGAGGCCAAGGAATTTCTGGCTGAGATGAAGATCTCCGAGCCGGCCCTGAACAAGATGATCCGCACCTCGTACCGGCTGTTGGGTCAGATCTCCTTTTTCACCGTGGGCGAGGACGAGTGCCGGGCCTGGACTATTCCGATGAACACCAAGGCCCCCCAGGCGGCCGGGGCCATCCACTCCGACCTGGAACGGGGATTCATCCGGGCCGAGACAGTTTCCTATGATCACCTGACCGAATCCGGCTCCTATGCAGCCGCCAGGGAAAAGGGCTATGTTAGGCAGGAAGGCAAGGAATACCTGGTCAAGGACGGGGATGTGATCAATATTAAGTTCAATGTCTGAAATCTCTAATGTCGGGACACGGCACGCCGTGTCCGTACAGGAATAAATGAAGGCCGGCTTCGTGCAATTCAACCCTGCTTTCGGGCAGGTCAACAAGAATCTACAGACCATAAACCGGATGGTCACTTCAGTCAAGGCCGACCTGCTGGTGCTGCCGGAGTTGTGCCTGTCCGGTTACAATTTTGTCTCAAAGGACGAGGTCCGGCAGTTGGCGGAAACGGTCAATGGGCCTTCCATAAAATCCCTGAAACTGCTGTCCAAGAAAACCGGAACCATTCTGGTGGCGGGATTCGCCGAGAGGTCCGGGAACAAGATCTACAACTCGGCCATCCTGATCCGCTATTCGGGAAAATCAGACATCTACCGCAAGACCCATCTGTTCTGGAACGAGAAAAAGTGGTTCGCCCCGGGCGATACCGGATTCAAAGTTTTCTCCGCCGGCCAGGCCAGGATCGGCATGATGATCTGCTACGACTGGTTCTTCCCGGAAGCCGCCCGCAGCCTGGCCCTACAGGGGGCTCAGATAATTTGTCATCCGGCCAATTTGGTTCTGCCGCATTGCCCCCGTTCCATGCCGGTGCGGGCGCTGGAGAACAAGGTGTTTACCATCACCGCCAACCGGGTGGGCCGGGAAAAGCGAGGGCGGCACGATCTGCATTTCATCGGGCAAAGCATCATGGCCGGCCCGGATCAAAGCATTCTGGCCTCGGCCGCTGGTGAAAGTGAAGCCGTCAGAGTGATTGACATCGACCCCAAAGTAGCGGATAATAAGAGGGCGACCCCGCTGAACCAACTGTTTCGCGATAGACGTCCGGAATATTATGTTTGAAACGTTCAAAATGGCCTGCCCTGAGCAAAAGCTGACATGCCCTAAGAACGAATGGGTTGGAAACGTTATAAAAGTTGAAAAAAAATCTTACCATAAAACTCTCTGTCTTTGTGTCACTTTGATAAACTCAGTACACCGCTCTGTGGCAAAAAAAATATCCGACATAGGTGAGTTCGGCCTGATCAAACGGATTAAAAAAACGGCGGGAAGTATCCCTAAAAACAGGCGGGTATTGCTGGGTGTAGGCGACGACGCCGCATTGTTCAAAATATCCCCCGGCCAGGCCTGCGCCGCCACCACCGACGCCATGGTGGAGGGGGTCCACTTTGATTTGAGATATACCTCTTTCTACGACTTGGGCTACAAGGCCATGGCGGCCAATCTTTCCGACATAGCGGCCATGGGGGGGAAACCTTTACTGGCGTTAGCCTCGCTGTCTCTTCCCTCCCAAACAAGTATCAGGGCCATAGATCAGCTATATGCCGGAATGAAAACACTGGCAAAAAAACACCGAGTGGTTATCGCCGGCGGTAATATCGTCAAAAGCCGGGAACTCTCTATAACCCTGACCCTGTTGGGAGAATGCCATCCCGAAAATATAGGGTTGCGTTCCGGCGCCAAAGTTGGCGATGCGGTGCTGGTCACCGGTGATCTGGGGGCCAGCCAGGCGGGACTGGACATATTAAATTCAAAATTCAAAATAAAAAATAAAAAAATAGCGGAAAAGCATCTCAGGCCGCAGTCCAGGGTCCGGGAAGCTTTGATACTGGCGGACAATTTTAAACTGCACGGGATGATCGACATCTCGGACGGGCTGGCCTCGGAGCTGCACCACCTGTCGCAGTCCAGCAAAGTCGGCGTCATCATAGACCAGGGAGCCCTGCCGGTGGCCGCTCAGGCAATCGCCATCGGGCAAAAGCTGGGACGGGATCCCCAAAAATATTGTCTTTACGGCGGGGAAGAATATGAACTGCTTTTCACCCTGCCGCCCCTTGAAGCCTTAAAGGCAAAGGCCATGATTCAAAAACAGGGTACCGCCTGCGCCATAATCGGACAGGTGGTCAAGGGCGCCCAGGTCAACATTATTTCCCAAAACGGCAAAACCGAAAAATTAAAAAACCAGGGTTATACCCATTTTTAAGTTTAAAAAAAAGCGGGAGACAAAAATGACCTTAAAGCAGATCTTCTCCGTGGCCCAAAAGAACAAGGTGGAATTCGTGGCGGTAAAATTCGTGGACCTGCTGGGCAAATGGCACCAGATCACGGTTCCCTCCCACGAACTGAAACCGGATCTTTTTCAGCGCGGCCGGGGGACAGGCTTCGACGGTTCCAGCGTGGCCGGCTTTACCCAGGTCAAGGCCGGGGACATGATAGTGATCCCGGTCCCGAAGACCGGTTTTATGGACCCCTTTGCCCAGCTCCCTACCCTGACCTTTCTGGGCGACGTGATAGACGTGGCCACCGGAGAAAAGTTTGACCGCAATCCCCGCTATATCGCGGAAAAAGCCGAGCAGCATCTGATCAAAACCGGATACGCTCCCCAGAGCTTCTGGGGACCGGAGTTTGAGTTTTACCTTTTTGATTCGGTCCGTTACCGGAACCTGGCCCAGCACAGTTATTTTGAAGTGGATGCCCGGGAAGCCCATTGGAACAGCGGCCGGGACGAAGGTCCCAACCTGGGGAACAAGATTGCCCACAAGGGCGGCTACCATGCCGCCCCGCCCCATGACCGTTTTTTTGATTTCCGCTCCTCGCTATGTAAGACCATGGAACAGTGCGGGGTGCCGGTGAAATACCACCATCACGAAGTGGGCGGGGCCGGCCAGATGGAAATAGAAGTGATGTTTGACACTTTGACCAAAATGGCCGATAGGGCCATGCTGGTAAAATACATCGTCCGCAATGCCTGCTTCCAGGCCGGGCTGACCTGCACCTTCATGCCCAAGCCCCTGTTCGGCGAGCCTGGTAGCGGGATGCACGTCCACCAGTACCTGGCCAAGGATGGCAGCTCGCTGTTCTACAAAAAGGGCGGGCTGGTGAACATGTCCGAGCTGGCCCTGCATTATCTGGGCGGACTGTTGAAGCACGCCCCGGCCCTGCTGGCCTTCACCAATCCCTCCACCAATTCCTACCGCCGGCTGGTGCCGGGTTACGAGGCTCCGGTCAGATCCACCTACTCGGTGGGCAACCGCACTGCGGCGGTAAGGATCCCCGGCTATCTAACCGATCCCAAGACCAGGCGCTACGAATTCCGGCCTCCCGACGCCACCTGCAACCCCTATCTGGCCTTTGCCGCCATGCTGATGGCGGGGATCGACGGCATCAAGAATAAAATCCACCCGGGCCAACCGCTGAACAAGGACCTGTTCAGCCTGTCCAAGCAGGACCTGGAAAAGATACCGACCCTGCCCGCTTCTCTGCCCGAGGCTCTGGAAGCTCTGCGCCGCGACCACCAGTTCCTGCTGCAGGGCGGAGTGTTCAACCAGGACCTGATAGACATTTGGATCCAGCTCAAGAGCGAGGAGTCGGAGGCCCTGGCCTCAAGGCCGCATCCCTATGAATACGAACTTTACTACGACTGCTGAAAGTGTAAAAAACATAAGTTAGAAAAGGAGCCAAAATGAAAAACCTGAAAACGAAAAACCTGAAAACGATCGCAGCTGTTTTTATTGTCCTGTTGACAGCGTCAGCAAATCTCAACGCCAGCCAGAGGGTGGTGGTGGCCGAGGATTTCACGGCTACTTGGTGTAGCTACTGCCCTGATGCTGCCAAGGCGTTGGACAGCCTCTATCGGGTGGCGAAGGATTCATT
Above is a genomic segment from candidate division TA06 bacterium containing:
- the ychF gene encoding redox-regulated ATPase YchF produces the protein MQLGIMGLPRSGKTTIFNALTKSCIKVGGFSTGLRHAQSAVSKSACDVHLGVVKVPDPRLDKLTAMFNPKKKVPATITYVDIGGMAKGGSDSGGLGTEFLTQMQKMDAMILVLRGFADVSGAPTPVDDYQTIATELLLSDLSLVERRIERVKTDIKKVKRPELEKELAILEKCRVQLEAEKPLHALDLFPEESKALRSFQLLTEKPRLPVLNYEEGTDFAALQNSLAAACGGEATALCGTIEMDIAQMSDEEAKEFLAEMKISEPALNKMIRTSYRLLGQISFFTVGEDECRAWTIPMNTKAPQAAGAIHSDLERGFIRAETVSYDHLTESGSYAAAREKGYVRQEGKEYLVKDGDVINIKFNV
- the thiL gene encoding thiamine-phosphate kinase, which gives rise to MAKKISDIGEFGLIKRIKKTAGSIPKNRRVLLGVGDDAALFKISPGQACAATTDAMVEGVHFDLRYTSFYDLGYKAMAANLSDIAAMGGKPLLALASLSLPSQTSIRAIDQLYAGMKTLAKKHRVVIAGGNIVKSRELSITLTLLGECHPENIGLRSGAKVGDAVLVTGDLGASQAGLDILNSKFKIKNKKIAEKHLRPQSRVREALILADNFKLHGMIDISDGLASELHHLSQSSKVGVIIDQGALPVAAQAIAIGQKLGRDPQKYCLYGGEEYELLFTLPPLEALKAKAMIQKQGTACAIIGQVVKGAQVNIISQNGKTEKLKNQGYTHF
- a CDS encoding GNAT family N-acetyltransferase: MSQIRRLFEEDLERYVDIVAEAYPGFKIVSPEDKQKLKERLVKQQEDDPGISFWGLFRDEKMLGGMRLHDLNLQMYETQIKAGGVGMVAVDLLHKKEKICREMIAYFLGHYRQKGYNLAALYPFRPDFYKKMGFGYGTRACQFKTRPDQLPKGNTKSHVKRLETGDLKEFLACARQFGRESHGMMEKTQAEAETLLKSPESKVYGYKKADQVLGYLAFSFRPADANFLQTEMVVRELVYQDPEVLMELMTFLHSQADQIKQIVFITQDEHLNWLFGDIRDGSENMIPPLFQQTATAGYGMMYRALTVRKLLEEMPGHNFGEQNCKLKLNIADNFLPANACELVAQVEFGALTITDEPEFDVEVWLDVSEFSSLLMGAVDFKTLHRYGLARISDPAYLNTVDRIFRVQNKPVCYTYF
- the glnA gene encoding type I glutamate--ammonia ligase encodes the protein MTLKQIFSVAQKNKVEFVAVKFVDLLGKWHQITVPSHELKPDLFQRGRGTGFDGSSVAGFTQVKAGDMIVIPVPKTGFMDPFAQLPTLTFLGDVIDVATGEKFDRNPRYIAEKAEQHLIKTGYAPQSFWGPEFEFYLFDSVRYRNLAQHSYFEVDAREAHWNSGRDEGPNLGNKIAHKGGYHAAPPHDRFFDFRSSLCKTMEQCGVPVKYHHHEVGGAGQMEIEVMFDTLTKMADRAMLVKYIVRNACFQAGLTCTFMPKPLFGEPGSGMHVHQYLAKDGSSLFYKKGGLVNMSELALHYLGGLLKHAPALLAFTNPSTNSYRRLVPGYEAPVRSTYSVGNRTAAVRIPGYLTDPKTRRYEFRPPDATCNPYLAFAAMLMAGIDGIKNKIHPGQPLNKDLFSLSKQDLEKIPTLPASLPEALEALRRDHQFLLQGGVFNQDLIDIWIQLKSEESEALASRPHPYEYELYYDC
- a CDS encoding acyltransferase, whose protein sequence is MKAGFVQFNPAFGQVNKNLQTINRMVTSVKADLLVLPELCLSGYNFVSKDEVRQLAETVNGPSIKSLKLLSKKTGTILVAGFAERSGNKIYNSAILIRYSGKSDIYRKTHLFWNEKKWFAPGDTGFKVFSAGQARIGMMICYDWFFPEAARSLALQGAQIICHPANLVLPHCPRSMPVRALENKVFTITANRVGREKRGRHDLHFIGQSIMAGPDQSILASAAGESEAVRVIDIDPKVADNKRATPLNQLFRDRRPEYYV